In one window of Candidatus Omnitrophota bacterium DNA:
- a CDS encoding TlpA disulfide reductase family protein, translated as MGFLKKNRILVLVILILLVLGFSKTASAGDIILNDLDGKAVDLSSYNGKPTILFFWTTWCPYCRKEIKILNQMYPQMKKEGITVFAVNIGEPDYKVQRFFMSNALTFGILLDRDGLVADKYKVIGVPTYVFMDKSGRVISDQHALPLDYKKLLFKGNNG; from the coding sequence GTGGGATTTCTTAAAAAAAACAGGATACTGGTGTTGGTTATTTTAATTCTCTTAGTTTTAGGTTTTTCCAAGACAGCCTCTGCCGGAGATATTATCTTGAATGATTTAGACGGTAAAGCGGTGGATCTTTCCAGTTATAACGGAAAGCCAACAATCTTATTTTTCTGGACTACCTGGTGTCCCTACTGCCGCAAGGAGATCAAGATTTTAAACCAGATGTATCCTCAGATGAAAAAAGAGGGGATAACTGTTTTTGCGGTTAATATCGGAGAGCCGGATTATAAGGTGCAGAGATTTTTTATGAGTAATGCGCTTACTTTCGGAATACTTTTAGACAGAGATGGGCTGGTCGCGGATAAATATAAAGTTATTGGGGTGCCCACATATGTATTTATGGATAAATCCGGGCGCGTAATTTCAGATCAGCACGCCTTACCGTTGGATTATAAAAAGTTATTGTTTAAGGGGAATAATGGGTAA
- the malQ gene encoding 4-alpha-glucanotransferase, translating to MPELNLQDFLSKSISKDNWKNAGFKKRAGVLIPLFSLYSKDSFGIGDLDDLKLIIDWAKLTSNSILQLLPMNEVGSVFCPYDALSSFALEPAYISLKGFGQLKDKKFTPVSGIPDQVDYTVKEEKLRLLWDIYLAEDLSQAFDFEEFQRKNFYWLMDFALFKVLKDHHQGKPWYEWGERFKQRFRQALQDFQQENIEEVTFQMWLQWVLFKQFKQAAEYAAKNNILIKGDLPVLVSRDSADVWSHPQFFKLDFAAGAPPDMYCAKGQRWGMPIYNWENISKDDYRYIKEKLKYAQEFYNILRIDHVVGLFRIWSIPYNEPEENHGLNGKFDPLDEGLWCQHGQKILSVLVQDTKMLLCAEDLGVIPKCCTDTLLEFGIPGNDVQRWVKDWHKRHDFLLPQEYRQLSVSMLSTHDTTNWKAWWQYEAGTVDEALFRRKCNDRKIDFAKVSLKLFDPGLSMHGRLRWRKEIDTVDKLLWELGKHRDGVGDFIDLYENTYREKEKLWKILGCPGAMAEAASEELLVKVIQFILSSQAIFCINSIVDYLSLAGIFKGDPYAYRINVPGTISPMNWSLRLPLSLEELLRHPLNQQIHKMVADSGRI from the coding sequence ATGCCTGAATTAAACCTTCAAGATTTCCTTTCCAAAAGCATATCCAAAGATAATTGGAAAAATGCCGGTTTTAAAAAGCGCGCTGGAGTTTTAATCCCGTTATTTAGCCTGTATTCAAAGGATAGTTTTGGCATCGGGGATCTGGATGATTTAAAGCTGATTATCGATTGGGCAAAGTTAACCTCTAACTCAATTCTCCAGCTGCTGCCGATGAACGAAGTCGGTTCGGTGTTTTGTCCTTATGATGCTTTAAGTTCTTTCGCGCTGGAACCCGCCTATATTTCCCTAAAAGGTTTTGGCCAATTAAAAGATAAAAAATTTACTCCGGTTTCCGGCATCCCCGATCAGGTTGATTACACGGTAAAAGAAGAAAAGTTGCGGCTGCTCTGGGATATCTATTTGGCAGAGGATTTAAGCCAGGCGTTTGATTTTGAAGAATTCCAGCGCAAAAATTTTTATTGGTTGATGGATTTTGCGCTTTTTAAAGTGCTCAAAGACCATCATCAGGGCAAGCCCTGGTATGAATGGGGAGAAAGATTTAAGCAGCGCTTCCGGCAGGCATTACAGGATTTCCAGCAGGAGAACATCGAAGAGGTGACTTTTCAAATGTGGCTGCAGTGGGTACTTTTTAAACAATTTAAGCAGGCAGCTGAATATGCCGCCAAAAATAATATTCTTATAAAAGGCGACCTGCCGGTTTTGGTTTCCCGGGACAGCGCCGATGTCTGGAGCCACCCGCAATTTTTCAAGCTTGATTTTGCCGCCGGAGCTCCGCCGGATATGTACTGTGCCAAGGGGCAGCGCTGGGGGATGCCTATTTATAATTGGGAAAATATCTCTAAAGACGATTACCGTTATATCAAAGAAAAATTAAAATACGCCCAAGAGTTCTATAATATCCTGCGCATTGACCATGTCGTCGGGCTTTTCCGTATCTGGAGTATTCCTTATAATGAGCCGGAAGAAAACCACGGGCTAAACGGAAAGTTTGATCCTCTTGATGAGGGCCTTTGGTGCCAGCATGGGCAAAAAATATTAAGCGTTCTGGTGCAAGACACAAAAATGCTGCTTTGCGCCGAAGACTTAGGGGTGATCCCTAAATGTTGCACGGATACGTTGCTGGAATTTGGAATACCCGGAAATGATGTCCAGCGTTGGGTCAAGGATTGGCATAAACGGCATGATTTTCTCCTGCCGCAGGAGTACCGCCAGCTATCCGTAAGCATGCTTTCTACGCATGATACGACTAACTGGAAGGCCTGGTGGCAGTATGAGGCAGGTACGGTAGATGAAGCTTTGTTTAGGCGTAAGTGCAATGACCGGAAAATTGATTTTGCCAAAGTCAGTTTAAAACTTTTTGATCCGGGCCTTTCAATGCATGGGCGCCTGCGCTGGAGAAAAGAGATCGATACCGTAGATAAGCTGCTTTGGGAACTGGGTAAGCATAGGGATGGGGTAGGTGATTTTATCGATCTTTACGAAAATACTTATAGAGAAAAAGAGAAACTTTGGAAGATTCTGGGCTGCCCCGGCGCAATGGCCGAAGCTGCCAGTGAAGAATTATTAGTCAAGGTAATCCAGTTTATTTTAAGCTCCCAGGCAATATTTTGCATTAATTCAATAGTCGATTATTTGAGTTTAGCCGGTATTTTTAAAGGCGATCCCTATGCGTACCGGATAAATGTCCCGGGGACGATCAGCCCAATGAACTGGTCGCTTAGGCTTCCGCTTAGCCTCGAGGAATTACTCCGCCATCCTTTAAATCAGCAAATCCATAAGATGGTTGCTGATTCCGGAAGAATCTAA
- the ilvC gene encoding ketol-acid reductoisomerase — protein MAKIYYDKDADLNLLKDKTVAIIGYGIQGRGQSLCLRDSGVRVVVSEMQGTPNFEQAKKDGFTPVSAAEAAKAADIIQILTQDHVQAKVYQESIKPNLKKSKALCFSHGFNIRFKQIKPPKNVDVFMVAPKGPGALVRKMYEEGKGVPSLIAIYQDASGQAKNLALAYAKALKATTAGVIETTFDEETETDLFGEQAVLCGGVSELIKAGFDTLIDAGYQPEIAYFEVLHELKLITDLIQERGISGMRRGVSNTACYGDLTRGPRIITQKTRKEMQKILKEIKSGKFAREWIKENETGRKSFDSLIKAGDDHLIEKVGKQLREMMPWMKK, from the coding sequence ATGGCTAAGATTTATTATGACAAAGACGCGGATTTAAATTTACTAAAGGATAAAACCGTCGCCATTATCGGTTATGGCATACAGGGCCGCGGCCAATCCTTATGTTTACGCGATTCAGGGGTCAGGGTGGTAGTTTCTGAAATGCAAGGCACTCCTAATTTTGAACAGGCAAAGAAAGATGGATTTACTCCGGTTAGCGCCGCCGAAGCGGCAAAAGCTGCCGACATCATCCAGATCCTTACCCAGGACCATGTGCAGGCCAAAGTTTATCAGGAATCAATCAAGCCGAATTTAAAAAAAAGCAAGGCGCTTTGTTTTTCTCACGGTTTTAATATCCGTTTTAAGCAAATTAAGCCTCCGAAGAATGTCGACGTATTTATGGTGGCGCCCAAAGGCCCCGGGGCTTTAGTGAGGAAAATGTATGAAGAGGGCAAAGGCGTGCCTTCATTAATCGCGATTTATCAGGATGCCAGCGGCCAGGCAAAAAATTTAGCGTTGGCTTACGCCAAAGCACTTAAGGCCACAACCGCAGGCGTAATTGAAACGACTTTTGATGAGGAGACCGAGACTGATCTTTTTGGTGAGCAGGCAGTGCTCTGCGGCGGAGTCAGTGAACTGATTAAAGCCGGTTTTGATACTTTAATTGACGCCGGCTATCAGCCGGAGATTGCTTATTTTGAGGTTTTACACGAGTTAAAGTTGATCACCGACCTTATCCAGGAACGCGGTATTTCCGGGATGCGCCGGGGAGTTTCCAATACCGCCTGTTACGGTGATTTAACCCGCGGGCCCAGGATCATCACGCAAAAAACGCGCAAGGAAATGCAAAAAATTCTTAAGGAAATTAAATCCGGAAAATTCGCCAGAGAATGGATTAAGGAAAATGAAACCGGCCGCAAGAGTTTTGACAGCTTAATCAAAGCCGGCGATGACCATCTCATTGAAAAAGTCGGGAAGCAATTAAGGGAAATGATGCCCTGGATGAAGAAGTAG
- a CDS encoding DNA recombination protein RmuC → MEWLAVLLFLVIGVLVIGIVLKISSQVNERLNQMNQSLQEANKIIGQNLGSATSAFGNVKEQLGKLEETNKQIIAISRDISSLQELLRAPKFRGAMGETLLENLLSQVLPKEHYQAQYRFKNSDTVDAVIRLGERLVPVDAKFSLENFQKMIEASDEPAKESFRKKFIQDIKNRINEIAAKYILPDENTYDFALMYIPAENVYYEVIIKEDIFSFSMSKKVIPVSPNTFYAYLQVICLGLRGLKVEENAKLILKSLVSLSIETDKFKEDFNTLGSHLVNANTKYSDAQKRLEKVSERLTNIQDTKQIEH, encoded by the coding sequence ATGGAATGGCTTGCGGTTTTATTATTTTTGGTCATCGGTGTTTTGGTCATCGGGATAGTCCTGAAGATATCCTCCCAGGTCAATGAGCGCCTGAATCAGATGAACCAGTCCCTGCAGGAGGCCAATAAGATCATTGGCCAGAATTTAGGCAGCGCCACCTCTGCCTTTGGAAACGTAAAAGAGCAGCTGGGAAAATTAGAGGAGACCAATAAGCAGATTATCGCTATTAGCCGTGATATTTCCAGCCTTCAGGAGCTCCTGCGCGCCCCGAAGTTCCGCGGGGCAATGGGAGAAACTTTATTAGAGAACTTGCTTTCCCAGGTATTACCTAAAGAGCATTATCAGGCCCAATATCGTTTTAAAAATTCCGATACAGTTGATGCGGTTATCCGGCTTGGCGAACGGCTGGTCCCGGTTGACGCTAAATTCAGCCTGGAGAATTTCCAGAAGATGATCGAGGCTAGCGATGAGCCGGCCAAAGAATCATTCCGTAAAAAATTCATCCAGGACATCAAAAACCGGATTAACGAAATCGCGGCAAAATATATTTTGCCCGATGAAAATACTTATGATTTTGCCTTAATGTATATCCCGGCTGAAAATGTTTATTACGAAGTAATCATTAAAGAGGATATATTTTCTTTTAGTATGTCTAAGAAAGTCATCCCTGTTTCCCCGAACACATTTTACGCCTATCTGCAGGTAATCTGTTTAGGTTTACGCGGCTTAAAAGTTGAAGAGAATGCCAAGTTAATTCTAAAAAGCTTAGTTTCCCTTTCGATTGAAACGGATAAATTCAAAGAAGATTTCAATACTTTGGGCAGCCATCTGGTCAATGCCAATACCAAGTATAGCGACGCGCAGAAGCGCTTGGAAAAGGTATCTGAACGCCTGACCAATATTCAGGATACTAAACAAATAGAGCATTAA
- a CDS encoding pyridoxamine 5'-phosphate oxidase family protein codes for MISKAIKALIESREFISTASCDLDARPNAAPKFLLKVDASYIYLVDYVIGQTFRNLQVNPHVSLSFLDNNTLMGYQINGKVEIIDSGPEYDLALTDLERKEIDLSTTRIIDGIMKGRAHNAYEMAASEQFVILKIKVEEIVQIHPTGKLRREKV; via the coding sequence ATGATTAGTAAAGCCATAAAGGCCCTTATTGAATCCCGGGAATTTATCAGCACAGCCTCCTGTGATTTGGATGCTAGGCCCAATGCGGCACCTAAATTTTTATTGAAGGTAGATGCCAGCTATATTTATCTGGTCGATTATGTTATCGGCCAGACTTTTCGCAACCTTCAGGTCAATCCGCATGTTTCGCTTTCTTTTCTCGATAATAATACCCTTATGGGTTATCAGATAAACGGAAAAGTGGAGATTATTGATAGCGGGCCGGAGTATGATTTAGCGCTCACTGATTTAGAGCGTAAAGAAATAGATCTATCCACGACCAGGATTATCGACGGAATTATGAAGGGCCGGGCCCACAATGCTTATGAAATGGCTGCTTCCGAGCAGTTTGTAATTTTAAAAATAAAAGTAGAAGAGATCGTCCAGATACATCCTACAGGCAAGCTAAGGCGGGAAAAGGTATGA
- the aroE gene encoding shikimate dehydrogenase, which produces MTLKPLKPRLYGLVGFPVKHSLSPCMHNAAFSKLKINAKYKLFELKPEELGNFLSNLKKNNIRGFNVTYPYKEDILDFLNSRSLAVKEIGAANTVVVDRGAKLKGFNTDYLGFSAHLKELKVRSGKVAIIGAGGASKAVCFALAKMKIKELCIYDIDKFKSLSLFKKLNSVFPKTKFNVAMRIEDLEIADKDLLINASPVGMRPADPCLVDPQDLHKGLFVYDLIYNPPETKLISLAKERNLNFSNGLGMLLYQGVFAFEHFSGRKAPIKTMQEALLKGVKKS; this is translated from the coding sequence ATGACCTTAAAACCCTTAAAACCGAGACTTTACGGTTTAGTAGGTTTTCCCGTCAAACACAGCCTCTCTCCTTGTATGCACAATGCCGCGTTTTCTAAATTGAAAATAAATGCCAAATATAAGTTATTTGAGTTAAAGCCCGAAGAATTAGGAAATTTCTTAAGCAATTTAAAGAAAAATAATATCCGGGGTTTTAATGTTACTTATCCCTATAAAGAAGACATCCTCGATTTTTTAAACAGCCGGTCTTTGGCTGTAAAGGAGATTGGCGCGGCTAATACCGTGGTGGTGGATAGGGGCGCTAAATTAAAAGGCTTTAACACGGATTACCTGGGATTCAGCGCGCATCTTAAGGAATTGAAGGTTAGGTCCGGCAAGGTTGCGATAATCGGCGCAGGCGGAGCCTCTAAAGCGGTTTGTTTTGCCTTAGCCAAGATGAAAATCAAGGAACTTTGTATTTATGATATTGACAAGTTTAAGAGCTTGAGCCTTTTTAAAAAATTAAACTCCGTTTTTCCTAAAACTAAATTCAACGTTGCCATGCGCATCGAAGACTTGGAAATAGCGGATAAGGATCTGTTAATTAATGCTTCTCCGGTGGGGATGCGCCCGGCGGATCCCTGCCTGGTTGATCCTCAAGATTTGCATAAAGGTTTATTTGTCTATGATCTTATCTATAATCCCCCCGAAACTAAGCTCATTTCTTTGGCTAAAGAGCGCAATTTAAATTTTTCTAATGGCTTAGGCATGCTTTTATACCAGGGGGTTTTTGCTTTCGAGCATTTCAGCGGTAGAAAAGCCCCGATTAAGACGATGCAAGAGGCGCTTTTGAAAGGAGTAAAGAAATCATGA
- the pgeF gene encoding peptidoglycan editing factor PgeF: MQPYNPLQKFGLNSVTAAFSRRQDGNMSLCYGDTAASLENRIKFLDAIGINYRDLICAKQVHGKNVEYVTEENKGRGALDYESSFADTDGFVTDKRGLPIAILTADCLSVFIYDPKRPAIAILHAGWRGTEKNICAEGIRVMRESFDSQPQSLLVGFGPSIRSCCFEVEKDFKSNFPFGLIKRSGRVFMDIVLINQRQLTGCGVQEKNIFDPKLCTFSDNANYFSFRKEAKSAGRLISVIMLK, encoded by the coding sequence ATGCAGCCTTATAACCCATTACAAAAATTCGGGTTAAATTCGGTAACCGCGGCTTTTAGCAGAAGGCAGGACGGGAATATGTCTTTATGCTATGGGGATACCGCCGCATCCTTGGAGAACCGGATAAAATTTCTTGATGCCATCGGTATTAATTACCGTGATTTGATCTGCGCTAAGCAGGTGCACGGTAAAAATGTTGAATATGTAACCGAAGAAAACAAGGGCAGGGGGGCTTTGGATTATGAAAGTTCTTTTGCCGATACGGATGGTTTTGTTACCGATAAGAGAGGTCTGCCTATTGCGATATTAACCGCGGATTGCCTGTCGGTTTTTATCTATGACCCCAAGCGTCCGGCGATTGCGATTTTACACGCGGGTTGGCGCGGCACCGAAAAGAATATCTGCGCCGAAGGCATCCGGGTTATGCGGGAAAGCTTTGACAGCCAGCCGCAAAGTCTCCTGGTTGGGTTTGGCCCGTCTATCCGTTCCTGCTGTTTTGAAGTAGAGAAGGATTTTAAAAGTAATTTTCCCTTCGGGTTGATCAAGCGAAGCGGCCGGGTTTTTATGGATATCGTTTTAATCAACCAGAGGCAGTTAACCGGCTGCGGAGTTCAAGAAAAAAATATTTTTGATCCTAAGCTTTGTACTTTCTCCGATAATGCTAATTATTTTTCTTTTCGTAAAGAGGCTAAAAGCGCCGGACGTTTGATTTCAGTAATTATGCTCAAATGA
- a CDS encoding DUF167 domain-containing protein: MIFNIRVCPRASRNHVEQKGNVLKVHLTRPACDGQANSQLIDLLSEYFKIKKYQLRIKSGKKSRDKLVEIDAAL, translated from the coding sequence ATGATCTTTAATATCCGCGTTTGCCCCCGGGCCAGCCGCAATCATGTTGAACAAAAAGGCAATGTTTTGAAGGTCCATCTGACCAGGCCTGCCTGTGATGGCCAGGCTAACAGCCAGCTGATAGATTTGCTGAGCGAGTATTTTAAAATAAAGAAATATCAACTCAGGATTAAAAGCGGAAAAAAATCGCGCGATAAACTGGTGGAGATCGATGCAGCCTTATAA
- a CDS encoding 2-isopropylmalate synthase: MSEEIIIFDTTLRDGEQAPGASLNHKEKLEVAWALENLGVDVIEAGFPISSKGDFAAVEAVAKSIKLPIICGLARAIKKDIDAAVEATKPARRPRIHVFLATSKIHMQYKLKKAEDEIIRLAVESVSYAKKFCPDIEFSPEDASRTEKDFLFQVVEAVIKAGATTVNIPDTVGYSEPEECGRLIQAIKNNVPNIDKAVISVHCHNDLGLAVANSLSAVKNGARQVECTINGIGERAGNASLEEIVMSIDTRKDVYCGLKTGINKKNIYKASRLVSKLTGFAVAPNKAIVGGNAFRHESGIHQDGVLKERSTYEIIRGEDVGFVVEGMVLGKHSGRHAFNERLIKLGFHLNKDQVDKAFVRFKDLSDKKKDIFDEDLRAIVEDEIRVAKPVWKLDSFEINSGTKIKPRAQVILIKGGKDISGVSSGDGPVDACFKAIDKITGYKAKLEDFRLEAVTSGKDALGQVSLRLKVKDSIVSGRGSSTDIIEAAVKAYIDAANKLENK, encoded by the coding sequence ATGTCAGAGGAAATAATTATATTCGATACAACTTTAAGGGACGGGGAGCAGGCGCCGGGGGCTTCTTTGAATCATAAAGAAAAGCTGGAGGTGGCCTGGGCTCTGGAAAATCTGGGAGTCGATGTTATTGAGGCGGGATTTCCCATTTCTTCCAAGGGTGATTTTGCCGCGGTAGAGGCGGTAGCCAAAAGCATTAAGCTTCCGATTATCTGTGGCCTGGCCCGGGCAATCAAAAAAGATATCGATGCGGCGGTAGAAGCAACTAAACCTGCCCGCAGGCCGCGGATCCACGTGTTTTTGGCGACATCGAAAATCCATATGCAATATAAGCTAAAAAAAGCCGAAGATGAAATTATCCGCCTGGCTGTGGAGTCGGTAAGCTATGCCAAAAAATTTTGTCCGGATATCGAATTTTCTCCGGAGGATGCCTCGCGCACGGAAAAAGATTTTCTTTTTCAGGTGGTGGAAGCGGTAATCAAAGCCGGGGCAACTACCGTGAATATCCCGGATACGGTAGGTTACAGCGAGCCTGAAGAATGCGGCAGGCTGATCCAGGCAATCAAGAACAATGTCCCTAATATCGATAAGGCGGTTATCTCCGTGCATTGCCACAATGATTTAGGTTTAGCAGTTGCTAATTCTTTGTCGGCGGTCAAAAACGGCGCCCGGCAGGTGGAATGCACGATTAACGGCATCGGAGAACGCGCCGGGAACGCTTCTCTTGAAGAAATCGTGATGAGCATTGATACGCGCAAAGACGTATATTGCGGTTTAAAAACCGGTATAAATAAAAAGAATATTTATAAGGCCAGCCGCCTGGTAAGCAAGCTTACCGGTTTTGCGGTCGCTCCGAATAAAGCTATTGTCGGAGGCAATGCCTTCAGGCATGAGTCCGGCATCCATCAGGATGGCGTGCTTAAGGAGCGTTCTACTTATGAAATTATCCGCGGTGAAGACGTGGGCTTTGTCGTCGAGGGGATGGTTTTGGGCAAGCATTCCGGCCGGCACGCTTTTAATGAAAGATTGATAAAATTAGGTTTTCATTTAAACAAGGACCAGGTGGATAAAGCTTTTGTCCGCTTTAAAGATTTATCCGATAAGAAAAAAGATATTTTTGATGAAGATCTCAGGGCGATTGTCGAGGATGAAATCCGCGTTGCCAAGCCTGTCTGGAAGCTGGATAGTTTTGAAATTAATTCCGGCACCAAGATTAAGCCTCGGGCCCAGGTTATATTGATTAAAGGCGGTAAAGATATATCCGGAGTTTCTTCCGGTGACGGCCCGGTGGATGCCTGTTTTAAAGCCATCGATAAGATCACCGGTTATAAAGCAAAACTGGAAGATTTTCGCCTGGAGGCGGTTACCTCCGGAAAGGATGCTTTGGGCCAGGTTAGCCTCAGGCTAAAGGTAAAAGATTCTATTGTCAGCGGACGCGGCTCAAGCACGGATATTATCGAAGCGGCGGTCAAGGCGTACATTGATGCCGCAAACAAACTCGAAAATAAATGA
- a CDS encoding divalent-cation tolerance protein CutA — MYIVILVTATDKKEGQIIAAGLVKAKLAACVNIIDKVDSLFFWEAKIDRVKESLLVIKSKKEKLPSIIKLVKSLHSYKVPEIIALPVISGNKPYLRWIDASLRQPI; from the coding sequence ATGTATATCGTTATTTTGGTTACCGCAACCGATAAAAAGGAAGGCCAAATTATTGCCGCTGGCCTGGTTAAGGCAAAGTTAGCCGCCTGTGTTAATATCATCGATAAAGTCGATTCTCTGTTTTTTTGGGAAGCTAAAATAGACCGGGTTAAAGAATCCTTGCTGGTTATTAAATCCAAGAAAGAAAAATTGCCCTCAATTATCAAATTAGTCAAGTCCTTGCACAGCTATAAAGTACCGGAGATTATCGCCCTTCCGGTAATTTCCGGGAATAAGCCATATTTAAGGTGGATCGATGCATCTCTTAGGCAGCCCATTTGA
- a CDS encoding cytochrome c biogenesis protein CcdA, protein MHLLGSPFDFFIAFFGGFLASLTPCVYPLIPISAGYIVGHAQNSKTRGFFLSFSYVSGIAITYSFLGILAVLTGSIFGKISSSPAVSLISGVVIFIFGLSMFDLLQFNFISHLKLPAIRKGSYLSALLFGLVSGLMISPCLTPILASILAYLALTKNVFYAAFLLFCFSYGMGLVFIFIGTFGPALTGLPKPGKWMITIKKICASVIVLSGVYFIITAIRRF, encoded by the coding sequence ATGCATCTCTTAGGCAGCCCATTTGATTTTTTCATTGCTTTCTTTGGCGGATTTTTGGCCAGCCTGACGCCCTGCGTCTATCCGCTTATCCCGATTAGCGCCGGCTACATCGTCGGTCACGCGCAAAATTCAAAGACCAGGGGGTTTTTCTTAAGCTTCTCTTATGTTAGCGGCATTGCCATTACTTATTCCTTTCTGGGGATCCTGGCGGTGTTAACCGGCAGTATTTTCGGTAAAATTAGCTCCAGCCCCGCAGTCAGCCTTATTTCGGGGGTGGTCATATTTATCTTCGGGCTTTCGATGTTTGATTTATTGCAGTTTAATTTTATTTCCCATTTAAAACTCCCGGCCATCAGGAAAGGCAGCTATCTATCGGCTTTATTATTTGGCCTTGTTTCAGGATTAATGATCTCACCCTGCCTTACCCCGATTTTGGCTTCGATTTTGGCTTATTTAGCGCTGACCAAAAACGTATTTTACGCGGCGTTCCTCTTGTTTTGTTTTTCTTACGGGATGGGTTTGGTTTTTATTTTTATCGGCACTTTCGGGCCCGCCCTTACCGGATTGCCTAAGCCCGGTAAATGGATGATTACAATCAAGAAAATTTGCGCCTCAGTCATTGTTTTATCGGGAGTATATTTTATTATTACGGCGATAAGGAGGTTCTAG
- a CDS encoding prepilin peptidase: MIAKIIVFIFGSIVGSFLNVCIHRMPKSESVVWPRSHCPKCRKRIPGYDNIPLVSFILLGGRCRFCKEKISWRYPLVELLTAFLMVALFNHFGLSYNFFLFMVMLWGLIIATFVDIPHRIIPDEVSVGGMIIGFIMVSITGFTFGPLKFSFIPMLRSLLGIIIGGGIIYLTGAIFDLVYFKLLKRPAISGETESMGGGDVKLLAMIGAFMGWKMALLTFFLAPFLGIVFGIVTLVTKKDHTIPYGPFLSTAALLSLFWGHRIIQLILPLR; the protein is encoded by the coding sequence ATGATTGCCAAAATAATTGTTTTTATTTTTGGTTCTATTGTCGGAAGTTTTTTAAACGTTTGCATCCATCGTATGCCTAAAAGCGAATCCGTGGTCTGGCCGCGTTCGCATTGCCCGAAATGCCGCAAGAGGATACCCGGTTATGATAATATTCCTCTGGTAAGTTTCATACTGCTTGGGGGAAGGTGCCGTTTTTGTAAAGAGAAGATCTCCTGGCGTTATCCTTTGGTTGAACTGTTAACCGCTTTTTTGATGGTAGCGCTGTTTAATCATTTTGGCTTAAGTTATAATTTCTTTTTGTTTATGGTTATGCTCTGGGGTTTAATTATCGCCACTTTCGTGGACATTCCCCACCGGATTATTCCCGATGAAGTATCGGTAGGGGGCATGATTATCGGTTTTATTATGGTTTCCATAACCGGTTTTACCTTCGGCCCGCTCAAATTTTCTTTTATTCCTATGCTGCGGTCTTTATTGGGTATTATCATCGGCGGCGGGATCATCTATTTGACCGGCGCTATTTTTGACCTGGTTTATTTTAAGCTGCTGAAGCGCCCGGCAATCAGCGGAGAAACCGAATCGATGGGCGGCGGGGATGTAAAACTCTTGGCGATGATCGGCGCGTTTATGGGCTGGAAAATGGCTTTACTTACATTTTTCCTGGCCCCGTTTTTAGGAATAGTTTTTGGTATCGTAACCCTGGTTACCAAAAAAGACCACACTATACCATACGGCCCGTTTCTTTCGACAGCGGCTTTGTTGTCTTTATTTTGGGGACACAGGATAATTCAGTTAATCCTGCCCTTAAGATAA
- a CDS encoding ATP-binding protein: MGTLQGAKYYISKSMGKAIMDYAMITAGDKIAVAVSGGKDSLTLLKFLKDRQKFVPVKYELLAVHVDMGYPCHHPKILGEYFKKIGVEYHIEKIDILKGKSRKDISCFWCSWNRRKALFEVTKRFACTKLALGHHKDDIIETTLMNMFFNGEISSMNPKQVLFKGAITIIRPLAYVDEDLIVKSAKELEFPHHKCTCPNSITSKRTKITEMIKELKKDCPDIKTNIFRSIKRIRPEYLL, from the coding sequence ATGGGAACATTGCAAGGCGCCAAATATTATATTTCTAAGAGTATGGGCAAGGCGATCATGGATTATGCGATGATTACTGCCGGCGATAAAATAGCGGTGGCTGTCTCCGGCGGCAAGGATAGCCTGACCCTGCTTAAATTTCTAAAGGACAGGCAGAAATTCGTGCCGGTTAAATATGAACTCTTAGCGGTTCACGTGGATATGGGGTATCCCTGCCATCATCCGAAAATCCTCGGCGAATATTTTAAGAAGATCGGGGTAGAGTATCATATCGAGAAAATAGATATATTAAAGGGCAAGAGCCGTAAGGATATTTCTTGTTTCTGGTGTTCCTGGAACCGGCGCAAAGCGCTTTTTGAGGTGACCAAACGTTTTGCCTGCACCAAGCTGGCTTTGGGCCATCATAAGGATGATATTATTGAAACTACCCTGATGAATATGTTTTTTAACGGCGAGATCTCGTCAATGAACCCCAAGCAGGTGCTTTTTAAGGGGGCAATAACCATTATCCGTCCGCTGGCTTATGTGGATGAGGACTTAATCGTAAAGTCGGCCAAAGAGTTGGAGTTCCCGCATCATAAATGTACTTGCCCGAATTCGATTACCTCCAAACGCACCAAGATTACCGAAATGATCAAGGAGTTGAAAAAGGATTGCCCGGATATCAAGACTAATATTTTTAGAAGTATCAAGAGGATAAGGCCGGAGTATTTGCTTTAA